The Culex quinquefasciatus strain JHB chromosome 2, VPISU_Cqui_1.0_pri_paternal, whole genome shotgun sequence genome contains the following window.
aaacaaatgcttaaagtttcatccaaatcggagcacatcGATACGActttagaacaaaccgagcactGACTGATGGGGTGAAGTGTCGTGGAATTGGTCactcaattgaaatttaatagTCACATAATagtttatcaaaaactgacaaGAACTTCAACATGTAAGTAAACAAAACCCGTAGTGTGAAGCGGGAATTTGTTCGTAAACTTGTCGAAACCAACAGAAtcatgttttgaaaacttttccaaCAAAGTTTTACTCATTGCGAAATACCAGTATAATTTGTTAAATCATCCGATTCGCCAGATATTTCTTGTGTTATCATTTGTCACAACTTCCAGAACTGTTTACTTTTAGAACATTTGTTTGGTTTATTTTGCCACAAGCGActgtcatcgaaaaaaaacagacGTCATCAAAATAAAGTGCTGAATAAGTGCCAATAACCGCAataccagcgaaaaaaaaaagctaaatcaGCGTTTTTTCCGAAACCTGTCTCCCAAACTTCGCgcactgcatttatattttttctatgggaaaatctttattttcacattttgatttttaggcTGGTGATTGGGTATGTCTAAAGTTACCTTCTCTTGATgtaatttcaagtaatttttcagtacaaaacattcagaaaaaagtgtaaactGACTGTGATGACTGATGGTTTGGCGAACTTACCCATTATTACTGCCTATACTCGTAGACACTGGACTGCACGGCGCACTAGAGTTGGAGTCGAAGTTATGCGCAATCACCAGGCCGGGACTGGAACCAGGACTTGGTCTGCTCCGATAGTCGAGCATCATATGCTGGAAAAGCGTAAAGTGAGAAAAACTCATTGACTTTAAACTCAACAAAAGGGTTGAGGTCGCGCAACACTTACCGGCGACATGTTCCCGTGAGATCCATACAGTATGTTTTCGGGTGAGTTTTGCTGATTTGGCGACGACAGCCCGTCGTTCAGTTGGCTGAAGTTATCGTAATTAATCTGTTCTAAAGTGGGTATtcgctgttgttgctgctgctgttgctgctgttgggGCGTTTGCTGCGGCTGAGGCGATTGGCTAACGTCATAAGTATTGTTACCCTGCGATAGCCACGAATGAATTATTAATAGTAGTTAGCAAAGGCAAATCAGGTTTaggttcttgattttttttgtatggtcgATAACCCTGTGAGGGGTGATTAATGCGTTACTTCCATTAAATTGAACCAGTTTCAGATGTGACTTCCAGGTGCCGCCCAGGTATGATGAATAACATTTctataatttacaaaacaacacACTATATCACGACGCACAGGGTTATTATCCCATACACGCTCTTAGCTCTACGGTAAACACACGACTGCGTTATTCATCGTACATCGAATTTGACTATTACGAGGAAAAAAAAGGAGAGAAAACATCAAAAAGTGCTGCTGCAGAGTTGCTTTCTAGTggcattttaaatgaaattttatacaCATGTATGCGTTCTAATCGAGCAACGAGTATGAACAAAATCAGTCAAATAAAACAGACGCGTGTTGCAATGAATAAGGTAGAGAGTGGATTCTCGGAAAACCGAGCCCCGTAAGGACACGGTTCGAGTTTGCTTacagaactaaaaataaaaataaggaaaataaattatatacctttgaaaataatgtaaatctaTTGCTATCTGGTACAGATAAAAAAGGctgtaaaaattaaatgatgaagaatGTGAATAATCTAGCACATCGAATGAAACAAGCCGCTGCAAGCATAAAACTGAAAATACAATATTCGCTAGAGAGTGATGATTGATTAGAATAAGTACGTCAAAACAATGTTTAGATATCTAGGTATTACACATTTAGTTTGCAGTTCACGTTCAAGCCTCCATTTGTATTGATGAAATAATTTACAAAGTAAAATACAGGAACTACAAAGTTCATTAAGTTTAGAGTCTGGCTCATCCAAActagtttttaaaattgatcaaaTGTGATCTTCTGCACTGGAAAATATTGTAATGGAAAAAGTAGTTGAAATATCATAAAGataactaaaaattaaataactttaaagtttgatgaattATATATATTAAATATTAGATTGGTTTTACCTAGTTGACATGGAGCGTTTCGTTTGAATTTTACAGCAAGGCAGAATAAGGAGAGGGTCTTCGTACAGAAACATCATGGTAACATTTATTGTTAATTTTATGCAGCTTTATCCATTTTGAAAAACCACTGTTTAATTGGATGccataggcaaaatgtaaaatCTGTGCCAACTTTGAGTCAAATCAAGTGACAGATGAGATGTGTGAGATTTTTGTAGAAACCAAATGCTTTTCAATTTTGTAGAAGAGTGCAAAGCGATCCGAACTAACCGGCTTCGTATAGCTGAATGGTTGCGACTTCAGCAGGGTTCAAATTCCCGAATATATAGAATCTACATTGTAGATCAAGGATCATTCTGGTGCATGCCTCTATGTAATTTCGTAGGCTTTTGTTTAGGCGGGACTAGACAATGTCGAAATTGACCCGCTACGTTTTCTGCAATTCTGTAAAAGTTCAGAAACAAAATGGCGTAGATAGAATATTTTCTTATTCTCAAACTACTTGCAAAAGACTTGTGTCCGATCTATTTTGAATAGTTTGGGGTCACTGAACCCGAAATATTACTCCAAGTAGATGGCGTCCAAGATGGCGTAGGTAgcatataattaaaaatttaaacaacttGTAACAGGCttaaaacgaaaatattttttcaaaaaaataatttcaactaaaagcgtttttcggttcagtttggTATGCTAAACAACCCTactgaaaaacgttacttaatctaccttaaggttgttggtgccttcctcacgtcAATATAAATTAGTgtttgtaaattaaaattttttgacaaacaaaagttctctaaaattacatttatacactcataacttttgatagtgtTGTCAGATCAATCTTTTgcactcgttgaaaaggtcttttgataacgcATCCAATGATGGGATgattcatttttataaaaatatctaagatctGATGGTTTCAAAatatactatttttgaaaaatcagttctTATAACTTTTGTTAGGGTTGTcatattttagttattttagacTCATTGAAAAAGACTTTCGATTGCCTTTCCAACGACGGATCGCATGACAAATTTGGATATAATTTTCAGCTAAATTTGTGGAATCTGGCTTCTGAAAGGTActaaaatattacttaagtactaattacttttgatagggttatcagatctacTATTTTTTAGGCTCTTTGAAAGGACTTTCAATGAGCCAACTAATGACGGATCGCATGACGGATCCGTAtatcattttcatcgaaatatctgagatccgtccTACAAAAAGTActaaagtgcttataacttctgatagggtaatcagatcttcaatattttggactcattggaaaggtccaGACGTTTGTATACGTGAAACTGGGTCTAGTAGGaagaattaagaagttcatttttcgagtgatggTAAAGCATATCTTTCAGTAAGGTGAGATAGGCAAAAATCTGATGAAATTTGCTCGGAAAAggacaaattttcacttttcttagAATCTCTAAGTAttcaaaatccttttttttcacAGCTGGAAAAACAGCCTTACCTGGTTTACATACCTTGGTCACAACGGACAAATTGACATGACACTAAATTTGATAagaaatttcgattttcttttACTTTTTCTTCGCGCAAACCAGCAAAAACGCAAACGTATAAGTCGAAATCACACTGccgttaacaaaaaataataaattggattttgtttaataaaaaaaatcatgagctTTACCTATGCATTTTTTGTCGTATTCGTCATGTCGACCACCTGTCCCAACCATGTCAaacacctgcacctttttttacatCCATCTTTTTATACTAGGCCAGGCCTACAGCGTTAAGTTAACCGCAGCGAAGATTCATGGAAATGAAACGAAAACGCAAATATCTTAAATTTACTCTCGAGGACGAGACATTGTACATCAGACCAACATTATGATTTCTGCCCTGCTGTATTTTTGTCATTACCAGTACTAAACAAAACAGACACTTAACATCAACAAACCACTTGCATTAGTAATAAATGTTTCGTAAATTTCGATCGAAATTATTGTGTTTTCTAGTGTAATGTTAACAAACAAACATCAAACTCATGCAGGCTCCAACGATTGCAAGAATTACAGATAAACCAAACGTGCAAAGCAGAGTATTCAGCTGTTGTGCCATTTTTATCGGTAATCCTTGAGCAAATTTTGTCGCTAATCAACTCTCTCTCATCACTTTCAAAACCGAGCAAAACTTAAAGCTCTCTCCTCTAGATCGTTTACTTACCTGACTAGCTTTCGGCTtcttattgttatttttaacattgttaTGGTTAGTACTACTGCTGCCGTTGTTGTTGGCGACGGCATTGTTAAGATTAGTGGTACtggtgctgttgttgttgttgtggttgtGGTTGCTGCTGGGACTAACGTTGCCACTGCCGGGATGACTGCTGGTTGGAATTGGGTAGcctccaccgccgccgccgccgccaccaccacctgGCCCTCCACCGAAGTTGTTCGGTCGCGGGTGCGGATGGTGGTTGGTGTGGATGGCCGACGTGGGGGATAACGACGATGGGGACGTTCCGAGGGGACTCTGCTTGAGAGAAAAGAGGAAGGAATGTTAGTAGATTGTTTTGGGATTATCTGCAAAAGACAGGACTTACCGGACAATAGCTACTGTTTTGCGCGTTGTGATCGTACTCCTGATCCAACGGCGAAGGGTACATTGGGTAGCCGACCGAGGTCAGATCCGGCAGGGAGCCCGTATTACTCGGTATGGGAATTTGGATACCATCGTTGTGGTTTTGGGAAGGATAAATGCTGAAAGATGAAAGACAAGCGTTAGTCAAAGTAGGCCGGAATGCTCTGACTTCTTTTAAGTTTTCGACGACGTGCCAACCGAGCAAACATACTTTATTCCAGGTAACCTCGAGAGGCCGGTCGACGACCGCGACCTCATATCGTGCGAGGTGTTGTTGTCCAGGTGATGCGATGACAGATTATGATGATGGTGCACTTTGGAGATACTTTgagcatttgaaatttttctttgaACTGTTGGACTTAACGTTAGGGGTGAGTGTGTGTTCAGATGGTTGGACTCGGACTGTAACAAGAAAGAAAAAAGGGCGCAATCAGTCTTAGTCTGCgcataaaaaataagacaacatttGTTCTCACCTGTGCCTGACACAGACTCTGGTGGATGGCCGAATCCGAGATGGACCGGTGCCAGTTGCTCTCCATTGGTGGTATGAGATGCACGGAGCTGTTGCCGTACGGCGATGTGTCATGGTTCCGACTCGATTGTCTGTTTCTCATTGGCCCACCTGGAGTTCGTCCTGTGGGTCGGTCGAAATCAAAACATTACGCTAAGTAAAGTTCAAACAATAAATCCATCATACCTCTCGATTCCCGACTGTGGTTGGGGGTGCCAGCTTTGGAGACGGAGTCTTTCTTGGGTTTTGCATTTTCCAGCGTTGTGTACGATTTCAGCTCGGTCAGTGTCGTGGTCTCGTCACCCTGTTGTGGAAATGAAAGAGGGAATCTTTTAGTATTTTGTGAAGTTTTTAGCCGAAACAACATTCAACATCAAGTAACAACATCCATCTAGGCTAGAAAAGAAAGATGAGGAACGTATACCTAATGTATAAAGCAATGATATCAACGAAGGCAACCTATTCGCGAAAATTTACTAATATGTTGAAGCAAGTTTgccaaatatttgtttaaatataaaatccaTTTGTATTTACAGTCTCACGAGATTTTGTGAATGTgattttattggattttttttaatttttggaaatgttcgtttttttaCTATTTAGATATATTTATCAAAGTAGGCATCCTGAAGAATCAAAATGTAACTCTGGTGGGGAATCTTAGCAAAACTGGTACAGATTCTGaaagtttgtaattttttattacaaaaatggAGCAAAATTGtgcagctttgaaaatttggtgtcttcgaattgatttgattattctatttttttaaaccctgaaaatgaccaaaattgctATTTTGCGCAATGGCTTAGTGCAataatatttggacaatttttgaatttcgttagggtgttTTCATACACTTTTCCATTCAAAATTCGATATTTTCGATTATAAATATttctaactaaaaaaaactaaaatgatatttttcagAGCTCTCAAAATTTAACCCTTGTTGCCACGTTTAAAAGAATGATTTATGAGCGTAGATTATAAGAAAAAATGTTGGAGTCATCGACGACACTGTTTGAATTATGCCAACATTCAAACATGCCGCCCAAcaacttaggccgttgcaaaaaaatttcaaagttcctagatttcaacatttggatgaaaaaagtgttttaaaatgctttttacaggcaaaaaagttttgaaaaaatcaaagtattgacggatttttttttccccaaaataaaattttggtgggattgtacattggtatttcatgaaaatttaaaatgttttcaaaggagttcaaacatgttaaatatgattataaacgcgggaaaatgcattttaattggttttcagttggttaaactttaattttcattaaaattttgaagttttcgaaaagatattttttttgccccctcatTTTTTAGGCcagggggggggcgacataaactttgaaaaatattaacaacGGCCTTCCTGGAAAGGAAACAAAATCTGAAAAGTTGTACATTTCAcactcgattttccgaaggccttggaaaaatttcccttcggataatcgaattacaaaaacaacattttttttctttttatttttatttgattgtcgagcttaaatttaaactactctaaagtgatttagattttttaagtacaagatggcggtgaaatgggggtgatgaaatatttagtaagaaatttgatgaatcaaatttgactacaATGGGGTCTCAGAActaaaatttgatgttaaaaataatcaaagaaagaaatactcaaaaaaaatatgttcatgattcgattatcaaaaaaaaattaaaaccttcggatattcgagtctagactgtattgTTGAATAGAAAAAGTTCttgacattttcagaaaaaaaagtccacgtggtttatggatggtcccatttaTCAACGGGAATCCTGAAAAGTTTTATTGTCTTAAACACTTTAATCCGAAACAACCCTTATTTTCAACCAAGCCGAAAGTTGCCCATttacatttgcaacaactctttcaAGACACCAAAACTCTATAAAggcacattttttttggaaaaccaatttcaactaaattttcct
Protein-coding sequences here:
- the LOC6032463 gene encoding alpha-protein kinase 1 isoform X4; translated protein: MTNPRKYRDKIKIQEEKMKLQQLEFERTMREVSPIVVPRGDETTTLTELKSYTTLENAKPKKDSVSKAGTPNHSRESRGRTPGGPMRNRQSSRNHDTSPYGNSSVHLIPPMESNWHRSISDSAIHQSLCQAQSESNHLNTHSPLTLSPTVQRKISNAQSISKVHHHHNLSSHHLDNNTSHDMRSRSSTGLSRLPGINIYPSQNHNDGIQIPIPSNTGSLPDLTSVGYPMYPSPLDQEYDHNAQNSSYCPQSPLGTSPSSLSPTSAIHTNHHPHPRPNNFGGGPGGGGGGGGGGGYPIPTSSHPGSGNVSPSSNHNHNNNNSTSTTNLNNAVANNNGSSSTNHNNVKNNNKKPKASQPFLSVPDSNRFTLFSKGNNTYDVSQSPQPQQTPQQQQQQQQQQRIPTLEQINYDNFSQLNDGLSSPNQQNSPENILYGSHGNMSPHMMLDYRSRPSPGSSPGLVIAHNFDSNSSAPCSPVSTSIGSNNGPTYDKYPSNEGYVSHLPQHLEHITLDWTTLVQSLVESGCTLTAQVQVDNPLQQDYSSSQIVFETFEESYLALNNDLNLRTDTTHQQQQQHHQQHHPQQQQQQQQQQQQQHPPPQQSPHCGQLSNNVNHSYSHQNGSNEPLLSLQTAPQIQSTTIPEIVFTDFSTRDDFESDLALGQMDFQSFQMLSDTAGPIMDPMDEDSFRRELQ
- the LOC6032463 gene encoding dual specificity protein kinase splA isoform X2; its protein translation is MANPRKFSEKIALHNQKQAEETAEFERIMREVSDVTSKNSRSANLTPTLGALGTFRGGSLPNVNNDNDKFQEKGDETTTLTELKSYTTLENAKPKKDSVSKAGTPNHSRESRGRTPGGPMRNRQSSRNHDTSPYGNSSVHLIPPMESNWHRSISDSAIHQSLCQAQSESNHLNTHSPLTLSPTVQRKISNAQSISKVHHHHNLSSHHLDNNTSHDMRSRSSTGLSRLPGINIYPSQNHNDGIQIPIPSNTGSLPDLTSVGYPMYPSPLDQEYDHNAQNSSYCPSPLGTSPSSLSPTSAIHTNHHPHPRPNNFGGGPGGGGGGGGGGGYPIPTSSHPGSGNVSPSSNHNHNNNNSTSTTNLNNAVANNNGSSSTNHNNVKNNNKKPKASQPFLSVPDSNRFTLFSKGNNTYDVSQSPQPQQTPQQQQQQQQQQRIPTLEQINYDNFSQLNDGLSSPNQQNSPENILYGSHGNMSPHMMLDYRSRPSPGSSPGLVIAHNFDSNSSAPCSPVSTSIGSNNGPTYDKYPSNEGYVSHLPQHLEHITLDWTTLVQSLVESGCTLTAQVQVDNPLQQDYSSSQIVFETFEESYLALNNDLNLRTDTTHQQQQQHHQQHHPQQQQQQQQQQQQQHPPPQQSPHCGQLSNNVNHSYSHQNGSNEPLLSLQTAPQIQSTTIPEIVFTDFSTRDDFESDLALGQMDFQSFQMLSDTAGPIMDPMDEDSFRRELQ
- the LOC6032463 gene encoding alpha-protein kinase 1 isoform X3 — its product is MTNPRKYRDKIKIQEEKMKLQQLEFERTMREVSPIVVPRVCYTDVNGDETTTLTELKSYTTLENAKPKKDSVSKAGTPNHSRESRGRTPGGPMRNRQSSRNHDTSPYGNSSVHLIPPMESNWHRSISDSAIHQSLCQAQSESNHLNTHSPLTLSPTVQRKISNAQSISKVHHHHNLSSHHLDNNTSHDMRSRSSTGLSRLPGINIYPSQNHNDGIQIPIPSNTGSLPDLTSVGYPMYPSPLDQEYDHNAQNSSYCPQSPLGTSPSSLSPTSAIHTNHHPHPRPNNFGGGPGGGGGGGGGGGYPIPTSSHPGSGNVSPSSNHNHNNNNSTSTTNLNNAVANNNGSSSTNHNNVKNNNKKPKASQPFLSVPDSNRFTLFSKGNNTYDVSQSPQPQQTPQQQQQQQQQQRIPTLEQINYDNFSQLNDGLSSPNQQNSPENILYGSHGNMSPHMMLDYRSRPSPGSSPGLVIAHNFDSNSSAPCSPVSTSIGSNNGPTYDKYPSNEGYVSHLPQHLEHITLDWTTLVQSLVESGCTLTAQVQVDNPLQQDYSSSQIVFETFEESYLALNNDLNLRTDTTHQQQQQHHQQHHPQQQQQQQQQQQQQHPPPQQSPHCGQLSNNVNHSYSHQNGSNEPLLSLQTAPQIQSTTIPEIVFTDFSTRDDFESDLALGQMDFQSFQMLSDTAGPIMDPMDEDSFRRELQ
- the LOC6032463 gene encoding CREB-regulated transcription coactivator 1 isoform X1 — protein: MANPRKFSEKIALHNQKQAEETAEFERIMREVSDVTSKNSRSANLTPTLGALGTFRGGSLPNVNNDNDKFQEKGDETTTLTELKSYTTLENAKPKKDSVSKAGTPNHSRESRGRTPGGPMRNRQSSRNHDTSPYGNSSVHLIPPMESNWHRSISDSAIHQSLCQAQSESNHLNTHSPLTLSPTVQRKISNAQSISKVHHHHNLSSHHLDNNTSHDMRSRSSTGLSRLPGINIYPSQNHNDGIQIPIPSNTGSLPDLTSVGYPMYPSPLDQEYDHNAQNSSYCPQSPLGTSPSSLSPTSAIHTNHHPHPRPNNFGGGPGGGGGGGGGGGYPIPTSSHPGSGNVSPSSNHNHNNNNSTSTTNLNNAVANNNGSSSTNHNNVKNNNKKPKASQPFLSVPDSNRFTLFSKGNNTYDVSQSPQPQQTPQQQQQQQQQQRIPTLEQINYDNFSQLNDGLSSPNQQNSPENILYGSHGNMSPHMMLDYRSRPSPGSSPGLVIAHNFDSNSSAPCSPVSTSIGSNNGPTYDKYPSNEGYVSHLPQHLEHITLDWTTLVQSLVESGCTLTAQVQVDNPLQQDYSSSQIVFETFEESYLALNNDLNLRTDTTHQQQQQHHQQHHPQQQQQQQQQQQQQHPPPQQSPHCGQLSNNVNHSYSHQNGSNEPLLSLQTAPQIQSTTIPEIVFTDFSTRDDFESDLALGQMDFQSFQMLSDTAGPIMDPMDEDSFRRELQ